In Bacillus sp. NP247, one DNA window encodes the following:
- the csaB gene encoding polysaccharide pyruvyl transferase CsaB, producing MRLVLSGYYGFYNVGDEAILQSIIKSLNKENPNIELVVLSNDPDYTRKMYGVEAVDRWNIKAVFGAIKKSDGLISGGGSLLQDQTSVKSILYYTGIMGFARLLKKPYYIYSQGIGPITKRHNRLLVKWHLSKAAYISVRDEDSFLYLKELGMKKDIELVPDPVLTWKREKQSDWLQKHSLHGKIIAVSVRYWNAKEDYMKKLAIALKKLKQEGYQILFVPMHGPFDQNASRDVVDLMGEETYMLPYKMDIDEKISILSECSLLIGMRLHALIFSAVAKTPMVGISYDPKIDSFLRQVNQPVIGSVDGDWSAEDLYKIAKKQVMQHEDIQQSLQRRVDELQLQGEQAAKKIIYHIEKNTLQKK from the coding sequence GTGCGGTTAGTTTTATCAGGATATTATGGTTTTTATAACGTTGGAGACGAAGCTATTCTACAATCGATTATCAAATCGTTAAATAAAGAAAATCCGAATATTGAACTCGTTGTGCTGTCGAATGACCCTGATTATACAAGGAAAATGTACGGTGTAGAGGCTGTAGATCGCTGGAATATAAAGGCAGTTTTTGGCGCGATTAAAAAAAGTGACGGACTTATTAGCGGTGGAGGAAGCCTCCTTCAGGATCAAACGAGTGTGAAGAGCATTTTATATTATACGGGCATTATGGGGTTTGCTCGATTATTAAAAAAGCCATATTATATTTATTCGCAAGGAATAGGACCGATTACAAAAAGGCATAATCGTCTATTAGTAAAATGGCATTTGTCGAAAGCTGCCTACATATCAGTGCGAGATGAGGATTCGTTTTTATATTTAAAAGAACTTGGAATGAAAAAGGATATTGAACTTGTTCCAGATCCGGTTTTAACATGGAAACGAGAGAAGCAATCTGATTGGTTGCAAAAGCATTCGTTGCATGGAAAAATAATTGCAGTTAGTGTACGTTATTGGAATGCAAAAGAAGATTATATGAAAAAGTTAGCTATTGCGCTGAAAAAATTGAAGCAAGAAGGATACCAAATTTTATTTGTCCCGATGCATGGTCCTTTTGATCAAAATGCTTCGCGTGACGTAGTGGATTTAATGGGAGAAGAGACGTATATGCTTCCATATAAAATGGATATTGATGAGAAAATATCTATTTTATCAGAGTGTTCACTTTTAATTGGTATGCGTCTTCATGCCCTTATTTTCTCGGCTGTAGCGAAAACTCCGATGGTTGGGATTTCATACGATCCAAAAATTGATTCGTTTTTACGACAAGTGAATCAACCTGTTATAGGAAGTGTGGATGGAGACTGGAGTGCCGAAGATTTATATAAAATTGCGAAAAAGCAAGTGATGCAGCATGAAGATATACAACAATCTTTACAAAGAAGAGTAGATGAGCTTCAACTGCAAGGGGAACAAGCGGCCAAGAAAATTATTTATCATATAGAAAAAAACACTCTACAGAAAAAGTAG
- a CDS encoding enoyl-CoA hydratase — protein MEVTSKTESVVVKYEGRVATVMVNRPEVLNALDEPTLKELLQKLKEVAESSVHVVVLCGSGRGFSAGGDIKSMLSSSDESKFEGIMNTISEIVVTLYTMPKLVISAIHGPTAGLGLSIALTADYVMADISSVIAMNFIGIALIPDGGGHFFLQKRVGENTTKQIIWEGKKLSATEALDIGLIDEVIGEDFQTAVKQKINEWLQKPIKAMIQTKQILCEVNRSNLEQTLQLEKRGQYAMRQTADHKEGIAAFLEKRLPAFKGE, from the coding sequence ATGGAAGTAACAAGTAAAACAGAATCTGTTGTTGTGAAATATGAAGGGCGCGTAGCAACGGTCATGGTCAATCGCCCAGAGGTTTTAAATGCATTAGATGAACCAACGTTAAAAGAGTTATTACAAAAGTTGAAAGAAGTGGCGGAAAGTTCTGTTCACGTTGTTGTGTTATGCGGTAGTGGCCGTGGTTTTTCTGCGGGTGGAGATATTAAATCAATGCTTTCAAGTAGTGATGAAAGTAAGTTTGAAGGCATCATGAATACAATTTCTGAAATCGTTGTGACGTTATATACGATGCCAAAGCTTGTTATTAGTGCGATTCATGGACCAACTGCTGGACTCGGATTAAGTATTGCATTAACAGCTGATTATGTTATGGCAGATATATCATCAGTTATTGCGATGAACTTTATTGGAATCGCTTTAATTCCAGATGGTGGCGGCCATTTCTTCCTTCAAAAGCGCGTCGGTGAAAATACGACGAAGCAGATCATTTGGGAAGGGAAGAAATTATCAGCGACAGAAGCGCTAGATATCGGTTTAATTGATGAAGTAATTGGTGAGGATTTCCAAACGGCTGTGAAGCAAAAAATTAATGAATGGTTACAAAAACCAATCAAAGCGATGATTCAAACGAAACAAATTTTATGTGAAGTAAATCGTTCTAATTTAGAACAAACGCTTCAGCTCGAAAAACGTGGTCAATATGCGATGAGACAAACAGCGGATCATAAAGAAGGTATTGCTGCTTTTCTAGAAAAACGTTTACCAGCATTTAAAGGGGAATAA
- a CDS encoding nucleoside triphosphate pyrophosphohydrolase: protein MSTYNKLVRDRVPEKILMSGKTYTAQKLTGQAYIQALAKIGTEEIREFASMKEREHALDSLADALEVIISLARAEGATIEDIELIRKRKEEERGGFTRGIYLMDVSEE from the coding sequence ATGTCAACTTATAACAAGTTAGTAAGGGATCGTGTCCCAGAGAAAATTTTAATGTCTGGAAAAACATATACAGCACAAAAATTAACAGGACAAGCTTACATACAAGCGTTAGCGAAAATTGGTACGGAAGAAATTCGTGAATTTGCTTCGATGAAAGAGCGTGAGCATGCATTAGATTCTCTTGCGGATGCACTTGAAGTTATTATTTCATTAGCTCGCGCAGAGGGTGCAACAATTGAAGATATAGAGCTTATTCGTAAGCGGAAAGAAGAAGAGCGAGGCGGGTTTACAAGAGGGATTTATTTGATGGACGTTTCCGAAGAGTAG
- a CDS encoding S-layer homology domain-containing protein translates to MAKNKSFNKLMAGTMTAAMVAGVVAPVAASAQENAFKDVPNDWYTTAINEMAAKGIISGIGGGLFGLGQDVTRAQVATFIVKAKGLETGTTKTTFTDVDENSGYAKYIAAAESNKIMAGVGGGKFGPDEKLTRAQMAQILVNAYGFKADENNKATFSDLENLGWEGAKPSIETLASLGLVKGEGEGKFNPNGVVKREAAAQFIYNAMNYNKQPEAKVVSATPINAQEVEVKFGTELNKDEVKPELFILNGKAATGVKVSSDNKTVVVTFAELNGAKDAVLVVEPVATKADAKVKTGRHSQVVTYTDTVRPTVKGVEYVDANTAKVLFSEPVQEIGKVTATQGATLKSFNAGDNFATIDLSAVKENTEVVVTIVGATDFAGNLISPNPAKVKVKKQAIDKTAPTVTGVEAVSNNQLKVTFSKDFTATALEDGITVNGVKAEKVELDKDNSKVAYVTANLVDGINNFVVKAGTTDSVGAKLEKAYEKQVVVTIKEDKVAPELVKHEVVTEDNKQVLVLTYNEDVATLDAKQLPVAGTLVKDYVTTTPDINVEAAVDSKNKKVVKVDLSKLAAGKWTVDFGAGLTKDAAGNATKAKSLTFDVGTVKEEVKGLTYSVDATAKNNEVIITFAGQVDGASATNAANYAIEGAKVEKAVLTNNEAKTATVKLTLKADSVEATGKYAVSVNGVKDSTKSVEAKAGENANLYVEITENVAPTVEKAELVDGKKLELTFSEAVKNVDAADFIVLLDGKNAAELENKITVEATKVEGSKVTFTFNRALDSKELAKTLTVKPGKDGVKVTDSNNNKLAAFESITVKNIIK, encoded by the coding sequence ATGGCAAAAAATAAGTCTTTTAACAAATTAATGGCTGGTACAATGACAGCAGCAATGGTGGCGGGAGTAGTAGCTCCAGTTGCTGCATCTGCACAAGAAAACGCATTTAAGGATGTTCCAAACGATTGGTACACAACAGCAATCAATGAAATGGCTGCAAAAGGAATCATCTCAGGTATTGGTGGCGGTCTATTTGGTTTAGGTCAAGACGTAACTCGTGCTCAAGTAGCTACTTTCATTGTAAAAGCGAAAGGTCTTGAAACTGGCACAACAAAAACTACATTCACTGATGTAGATGAAAATAGCGGTTATGCTAAATACATCGCAGCTGCTGAATCTAACAAAATCATGGCTGGTGTAGGCGGTGGCAAATTCGGTCCAGACGAAAAATTAACTCGTGCACAAATGGCACAGATTCTTGTTAACGCATACGGCTTTAAAGCTGATGAAAACAATAAGGCAACTTTCAGCGACCTTGAAAACTTAGGTTGGGAAGGTGCAAAACCTTCAATCGAAACTCTTGCAAGCTTAGGTCTTGTAAAAGGTGAAGGTGAAGGGAAATTCAATCCAAACGGCGTTGTAAAACGTGAAGCAGCTGCTCAGTTCATTTACAATGCAATGAACTACAACAAACAACCAGAAGCAAAAGTTGTTTCTGCAACTCCAATCAATGCTCAAGAAGTAGAAGTTAAATTCGGTACTGAACTTAACAAAGATGAAGTTAAACCAGAATTGTTCATTTTAAACGGTAAAGCTGCTACAGGTGTTAAAGTTTCTAGCGACAACAAAACAGTTGTAGTAACTTTCGCTGAATTAAACGGTGCTAAAGATGCTGTGTTAGTTGTAGAACCTGTTGCAACGAAAGCAGATGCTAAAGTGAAAACTGGTAGACATTCACAAGTTGTTACTTATACAGATACAGTTCGCCCAACAGTTAAAGGTGTAGAATATGTAGATGCAAACACTGCTAAAGTTCTATTCTCTGAGCCAGTTCAAGAAATTGGTAAAGTAACTGCAACACAAGGTGCAACTTTAAAATCATTTAACGCAGGCGATAACTTCGCAACTATCGATTTATCTGCAGTTAAAGAAAACACTGAAGTTGTAGTAACAATCGTTGGTGCTACTGACTTTGCTGGTAACTTAATTTCTCCAAACCCAGCAAAAGTAAAAGTGAAAAAACAAGCGATCGATAAAACTGCACCAACAGTAACAGGTGTAGAAGCTGTTTCTAACAACCAATTAAAAGTAACATTCTCTAAAGACTTTACAGCAACAGCATTAGAAGATGGTATTACTGTAAATGGCGTTAAAGCAGAAAAAGTTGAACTAGATAAAGACAACAGCAAAGTTGCTTACGTAACAGCTAACTTAGTAGATGGTATTAATAATTTCGTAGTTAAAGCTGGTACAACTGATAGCGTTGGTGCTAAATTAGAAAAAGCTTACGAAAAACAAGTAGTTGTTACTATTAAAGAAGATAAAGTAGCTCCAGAATTAGTTAAGCATGAAGTTGTAACTGAAGATAACAAACAAGTTCTTGTATTAACTTACAATGAAGATGTAGCAACATTAGATGCTAAACAACTTCCAGTAGCAGGTACTTTAGTTAAGGATTATGTAACTACAACACCTGACATTAATGTTGAAGCTGCAGTGGACAGCAAAAACAAAAAAGTTGTTAAAGTTGATTTATCAAAATTAGCAGCTGGAAAATGGACAGTTGATTTCGGTGCAGGACTTACTAAAGATGCTGCTGGTAATGCAACAAAAGCAAAATCACTTACTTTTGATGTAGGTACAGTAAAAGAAGAAGTTAAAGGACTTACTTACAGTGTTGATGCTACTGCTAAAAACAATGAAGTAATCATTACATTTGCTGGTCAAGTTGACGGTGCTTCAGCTACAAATGCAGCAAACTATGCAATTGAAGGTGCAAAAGTAGAAAAAGCTGTATTAACTAACAACGAAGCTAAAACAGCTACAGTAAAACTTACATTAAAAGCTGATTCAGTAGAAGCTACTGGTAAATATGCTGTATCTGTAAACGGTGTTAAAGATAGCACGAAATCTGTAGAAGCAAAAGCTGGTGAAAATGCTAATCTATATGTTGAAATTACTGAAAACGTAGCTCCAACAGTAGAAAAAGCTGAGCTTGTAGATGGTAAGAAATTAGAATTAACTTTCAGCGAAGCTGTTAAAAATGTTGACGCTGCAGACTTCATCGTTCTTCTTGACGGTAAAAATGCTGCTGAGTTAGAAAACAAAATTACAGTAGAAGCAACTAAAGTAGAAGGTTCTAAAGTTACATTCACGTTCAACCGTGCATTAGACAGCAAAGAACTTGCTAAAACACTTACAGTAAAACCTGGTAAAGACGGCGTTAAAGTTACTGACAGTAACAATAACAAACTTGCTGCTTTCGAAAGCATTACTGTTAAAAACATCATTAAGTAA
- a CDS encoding polysaccharide biosynthesis protein, with protein MNKKFVKGAAILTITTFLSKLLGSFFQIPLQNIAGDEVLGIFRLVFPVYMIALTLSVAGVPLAISKLIAELDEKNNQRGIAKLFKSASIIGLAFGVFGCFVIILFSTEIANMLGGQETRVPLLVTSLALLVAPYMAVYRGYFQGFGDMKPTGISQVIEQFVRVFFMLIIAYILVSWNKSSDVITSGAMVGSFLGVISSLIYLRMTYSKSPYNYKEDPYSLRDLRKDGKRILQVSIPIAIGALSMPLLNLVDSLTVPHVLQGSSTEIQAQFGIYSRGFAFTQLIVVFASAIVFPLIPLLTSALAKRDIHLAKVTVQNTNRLAHVLTAPLTIWLIALTVPLNVGLFTDAKGSGMLAVMIGSSYFTSIMVLSIGVLQGINRSVQAAWIVIGASFVKVLLNIVLARKYGIDGAAYSTLIIYVLICIVNHLYIRKSLSYSIHIGRFFAVIGIACILGLGLYELSTIIDVTSSRIIALLYSGVALTITTILYGVCALKLNWISKKQIPFLNK; from the coding sequence ATGAATAAGAAGTTTGTAAAAGGTGCAGCAATTTTGACAATTACAACTTTTTTGTCGAAATTACTTGGAAGTTTCTTTCAAATTCCGTTGCAAAATATTGCAGGGGATGAAGTACTTGGAATTTTTCGTCTCGTTTTTCCTGTATATATGATTGCTCTTACATTATCAGTAGCTGGTGTTCCATTAGCAATCTCGAAATTGATTGCAGAGTTGGATGAAAAGAATAATCAAAGAGGAATTGCGAAATTATTTAAATCAGCATCAATTATAGGATTGGCATTTGGAGTTTTCGGATGTTTCGTGATTATATTGTTTTCTACTGAAATTGCAAATATGCTCGGTGGACAAGAAACGAGAGTGCCGTTACTGGTTACGTCATTGGCGTTACTCGTTGCACCATATATGGCAGTTTATCGCGGTTATTTTCAAGGGTTTGGTGATATGAAACCGACGGGAATATCACAAGTCATTGAGCAATTTGTACGAGTGTTCTTTATGTTAATAATCGCTTATATACTTGTATCTTGGAATAAGAGTAGTGATGTTATTACTAGTGGTGCAATGGTTGGGTCTTTTCTTGGTGTAATTAGTTCACTTATATATTTACGTATGACATATAGTAAAAGTCCATACAATTATAAGGAAGACCCATATTCGCTTCGAGATTTGAGAAAAGATGGAAAAAGGATATTGCAAGTATCTATTCCAATTGCTATTGGTGCTTTATCAATGCCACTATTAAATTTAGTAGATTCTCTTACAGTACCACATGTGTTACAAGGATCATCGACAGAAATTCAAGCGCAATTTGGAATATATAGCCGTGGTTTTGCATTCACGCAATTGATTGTTGTTTTCGCAAGTGCAATTGTATTTCCGTTAATACCACTATTAACGTCTGCGTTGGCAAAAAGAGATATACATTTGGCGAAAGTAACAGTCCAAAATACAAATCGACTAGCTCATGTGTTGACAGCCCCGTTAACAATATGGTTAATAGCATTAACAGTACCTTTAAATGTGGGATTGTTTACAGATGCAAAAGGTAGCGGAATGTTAGCAGTTATGATAGGTAGTTCGTATTTTACATCGATTATGGTATTATCAATAGGTGTTTTACAAGGGATTAACCGTTCCGTACAAGCTGCGTGGATCGTTATTGGAGCAAGCTTTGTGAAAGTATTGTTAAACATTGTATTAGCGAGAAAGTATGGAATTGATGGAGCGGCGTATAGTACATTGATTATATATGTGTTAATCTGTATCGTAAATCATCTGTACATTCGAAAATCTCTTTCCTATTCTATTCATATAGGAAGATTTTTTGCTGTAATAGGAATAGCTTGTATTTTAGGATTAGGCTTATATGAACTATCTACTATTATAGATGTTACATCTTCAAGAATTATTGCGTTATTATATAGTGGTGTAGCACTTACTATTACGACAATTTTGTATGGGGTATGTGCTTTGAAATTAAATTGGATATCAAAAAAACAAATACCATTTTTAAATAAATAA
- a CDS encoding O-antigen ligase family protein: MVNKLKQTDNYFPHFLLLFIVFQPILDLLTSFSIYVLHMSATVGIVVRFAFMLLALGYLLLHRKQPGAKKYILYLCLLGIVLAIGLVNNMMVKSPVSFGEEVKFILKSIYPIVLLFGYIIVFKELKNKEYAFHKIITYFLYATLILSITLIVAMLTSTDFPSYPHSKIGSRGWFFAGNDLSAIFAIMFPIVVLYSIHKTTSFSKIYYWIPTILAMYASIMVGTKVGYGAIVLTLGVALLFSFIEYMIHRKKEGKGSTYLVNTVVAAIVLGGLIALTPHTPISKNMGIHMQIYEYKKSVQEEKDRKEGKVIKEDPDAEKKHAKGELTDSEVKSLIYSDRDKFLKVYKQYYKDAPLSQKLFGMGYAGNYTVKIKLIEMDFHDLFFAFGIVGFLIYLLPLLYFGIKIIIYGVTNFKKIVTVKYMLLASTLVLSLGIGFMSGHVLTAPSVSIFFSVILAYIIADFEIE; encoded by the coding sequence ATGGTTAATAAGTTGAAACAAACGGATAACTACTTCCCGCATTTCCTATTGCTATTCATTGTGTTTCAACCAATTTTAGATTTATTAACATCTTTTTCAATCTATGTATTACACATGAGCGCAACTGTTGGAATCGTAGTCCGTTTCGCCTTTATGCTTCTCGCATTAGGTTATCTACTTCTTCATAGAAAACAACCTGGAGCGAAAAAGTACATTCTCTATTTATGCCTACTTGGAATTGTACTAGCAATTGGCCTCGTAAATAATATGATGGTCAAATCCCCGGTTTCATTTGGCGAAGAAGTGAAATTTATTTTAAAGAGTATATATCCTATTGTGCTACTGTTTGGATATATTATCGTCTTTAAAGAATTAAAAAACAAAGAATATGCATTTCACAAAATCATTACATATTTCTTATATGCAACTTTAATTTTAAGTATCACACTGATTGTCGCAATGCTAACTAGTACAGATTTCCCAAGCTATCCTCACTCAAAGATCGGTTCAAGAGGTTGGTTCTTTGCTGGAAATGATTTAAGTGCTATTTTTGCAATTATGTTCCCAATCGTTGTGCTATATTCGATCCATAAAACAACTTCTTTCTCGAAAATCTATTACTGGATTCCAACAATACTTGCGATGTATGCAAGTATTATGGTCGGAACGAAAGTAGGATACGGTGCAATCGTTCTAACACTTGGCGTGGCACTTTTATTCTCATTCATTGAATATATGATTCATCGCAAAAAAGAAGGAAAAGGATCCACATATCTCGTAAATACAGTTGTTGCCGCTATTGTACTAGGAGGCTTAATTGCCCTTACACCACATACTCCTATCTCAAAAAATATGGGCATCCACATGCAAATATACGAATACAAAAAATCAGTACAAGAAGAAAAGGACAGAAAAGAAGGAAAAGTAATTAAAGAAGATCCAGACGCAGAGAAAAAACATGCAAAAGGTGAGCTAACAGACTCTGAGGTCAAAAGTTTAATTTACAGTGATCGCGATAAGTTTTTAAAAGTATACAAACAATACTATAAAGACGCACCACTATCACAAAAATTATTCGGAATGGGCTACGCTGGTAACTATACGGTTAAAATTAAATTAATCGAAATGGACTTCCACGACCTATTCTTTGCATTCGGAATCGTCGGTTTTCTCATTTATTTACTACCATTACTTTACTTCGGTATTAAAATAATCATTTACGGCGTTACAAACTTCAAGAAAATAGTAACTGTAAAATACATGCTACTAGCTAGCACGCTCGTCCTATCGCTAGGAATCGGCTTTATGTCCGGGCACGTATTAACAGCGCCATCAGTGAGTATTTTCTTCTCTGTCATACTCGCTTATATCATTGCTGATTTTGAAATTGAATAA
- a CDS encoding S-layer homology domain-containing protein, with translation MKKFSKGITAAALTGSLLLAPISSYAASDDITGHQFEQHMRSLINKGIMSGYGDNVYLPDKEITRAEFATLIAKALQLPQADSNFNDVPKSYGLYDGVSRAFGAGIIKGRSPETFAPGDVVTREEMAVMVKQALDYKKVKVTVSPLTFADTNRINYKEHVQVMVATQIIKGYPEDNTFRPHLSATRGMASAMLNLMLDKIGNNGGETPVETKNYVLLNDAGKIVERYTTYKEAVTAAQNKGINAVKYENEYVWIKDGFATAKKIPGNIINIYGDNLQTVYTYLQYGTEFKVLEVGEDRVKVQLSDLTGYVKKNEITLIPENEMKKSSYYVKSDGYLYHKYYTYDTSSPGYTEFRYGAAPSFMKQGQSMYSIDGKTFGNETFYQYFNYVSLRSKTDYTAEQLDSYIKSVKPDSPLIGLGKKFKEVESKYNVNALFLYSLAVHESLYGTSDLAREKNNLFGLNATDNSPFGNGLTFNSKEDCIEHAAKLYMNEGYLDPSSWRYTAAYTGDKSGGLNMKYASDANWGKKVAGHMFRFDSYLGKKEYNKYKLARVTNKVEVKKDPRTSNERLYNLTANKVVTITGEEMINGQAWVKIISDDPAVNEAYIAKENVEYVKH, from the coding sequence GTGAAGAAATTTTCAAAAGGTATTACAGCAGCTGCGTTAACGGGGTCATTGCTTTTAGCTCCTATTTCAAGTTATGCGGCGAGCGATGATATTACAGGTCATCAATTTGAGCAGCATATGCGTTCTCTTATTAATAAAGGAATTATGTCAGGATATGGAGATAATGTATATTTACCGGATAAAGAGATAACGAGAGCAGAGTTTGCTACATTAATAGCGAAAGCGTTACAACTTCCACAAGCAGATTCGAATTTTAATGATGTGCCAAAATCATACGGCTTATATGACGGTGTAAGTAGAGCATTCGGAGCGGGAATTATTAAAGGGCGTAGTCCTGAGACTTTTGCACCTGGTGATGTGGTTACACGTGAAGAAATGGCTGTAATGGTAAAACAGGCGCTAGATTATAAAAAGGTTAAAGTAACTGTAAGTCCGCTTACATTTGCTGATACGAATCGTATTAACTATAAAGAACATGTACAAGTTATGGTAGCAACTCAAATTATTAAAGGCTATCCAGAAGATAATACCTTTAGACCACATTTATCAGCGACAAGAGGTATGGCTTCGGCGATGCTGAACTTAATGCTTGATAAAATTGGTAACAACGGTGGAGAAACGCCTGTAGAAACAAAGAATTATGTATTGTTAAATGATGCAGGAAAAATAGTAGAGCGTTACACTACATATAAAGAAGCTGTTACAGCTGCACAAAATAAAGGCATCAATGCAGTGAAGTATGAAAACGAATACGTGTGGATTAAAGATGGCTTTGCAACGGCGAAGAAAATCCCTGGAAATATAATTAATATTTATGGTGATAATTTACAAACTGTATATACATATCTTCAGTATGGAACGGAATTTAAAGTGTTAGAAGTTGGAGAAGATCGCGTGAAAGTGCAACTCTCTGATTTAACAGGTTATGTGAAGAAAAATGAAATTACTTTAATTCCTGAAAATGAAATGAAAAAGTCATCATATTATGTAAAATCAGATGGATATTTATACCATAAATATTATACGTATGACACAAGTTCACCTGGATATACAGAGTTTAGATATGGTGCGGCGCCTTCTTTCATGAAGCAAGGGCAATCAATGTATAGTATAGATGGAAAGACATTTGGAAATGAAACGTTCTATCAATATTTTAATTATGTATCATTACGTTCTAAAACAGACTATACAGCTGAACAATTAGATAGTTACATAAAATCGGTTAAACCAGATTCTCCACTGATCGGTTTAGGAAAGAAATTTAAAGAAGTAGAAAGTAAGTATAATGTAAATGCATTATTCTTATATTCATTAGCAGTTCATGAAAGTTTATATGGGACGAGTGATCTTGCACGAGAAAAAAATAATTTATTTGGCTTAAATGCAACAGATAATAGTCCATTTGGTAACGGACTAACATTTAATTCAAAAGAAGATTGTATTGAACATGCTGCAAAATTATATATGAATGAAGGATATTTAGACCCATCAAGCTGGCGCTATACAGCAGCGTATACAGGCGATAAATCTGGCGGTTTAAATATGAAATATGCATCTGATGCGAACTGGGGTAAAAAAGTAGCAGGGCATATGTTCCGTTTTGATTCATATTTAGGTAAAAAAGAGTACAACAAATATAAACTTGCACGTGTAACGAATAAGGTAGAAGTGAAAAAAGACCCTCGTACATCGAATGAACGACTGTATAACTTAACGGCAAATAAAGTCGTTACGATTACAGGCGAAGAAATGATAAATGGACAAGCATGGGTTAAAATCATTTCTGATGACCCTGCTGTAAATGAAGCGTATATTGCAAAAGAAAATGTAGAGTACGTAAAACACTAA
- a CDS encoding glycosyltransferase family 39 protein, with the protein MPRLYAFAFKSLQILTVLFFVMTLIFSLQYLITEPKYNTFLLVVALMIVLIGIVFISIIVNRFFTQTQFLIFLCLLAFILRLAWVLTIHTNVVQDFAQMYNGAVDAANNNFSFADKTYFTTWVYQLGFTMYQAGVIKLFGEGVLAIKLLNILYCTGITYFIYRIASHLFNEFSGRVAALIFATYIPNIMMTSVLTNQHLATFLFYAGFYLLVKKGISHSYAWIFVSILIAFGDIMRPIGIVILLALILCLLITHVIGDQKINKKMVVSKLIGMLGIYYIVHFIFSYTLITTGVTQYPLSSRDPYWKFVVGFNPDTTGGFSFPDHKLVFQYPIGEERFEIEKQLITERIADKGQLLLLFKNKFKVMWGDYDASIYWGLEGYAKPELSRLLWTLEKLSYISICIFACIASIKTIKEQKNKTLLFFSLLILGYAGVHIFIEIQSRYRYFIIPTFMIMQGYGVYLITQYMKKRFQRKEVH; encoded by the coding sequence ATGCCCAGATTATATGCATTTGCATTTAAATCACTGCAAATATTAACAGTATTATTTTTTGTAATGACTCTTATTTTCTCATTGCAATATTTAATAACTGAACCGAAGTACAACACCTTTTTACTTGTAGTTGCACTCATGATTGTTCTAATCGGTATCGTATTCATTTCCATTATCGTGAACCGGTTCTTTACTCAAACACAATTTCTCATATTTCTTTGTTTACTAGCATTCATACTGCGCCTTGCATGGGTGTTAACAATCCATACAAATGTCGTACAAGATTTCGCACAAATGTATAACGGAGCAGTTGATGCAGCAAATAACAATTTCTCATTCGCGGACAAAACATACTTCACTACTTGGGTATATCAATTAGGGTTTACTATGTATCAAGCTGGTGTTATAAAATTGTTTGGCGAAGGTGTATTGGCGATTAAATTACTAAACATACTGTATTGCACTGGCATTACGTACTTTATATATCGCATAGCTTCGCATCTATTTAACGAATTTAGCGGTAGAGTCGCAGCACTTATTTTCGCAACATACATCCCTAACATCATGATGACTTCTGTTTTAACAAATCAGCACCTCGCAACATTTTTATTCTACGCTGGTTTTTATCTTCTCGTAAAAAAAGGAATCTCGCATTCGTATGCATGGATATTTGTTAGTATTCTTATTGCATTTGGCGATATTATGAGACCAATTGGTATTGTTATTTTACTAGCGCTCATTCTTTGCTTACTTATCACTCATGTAATTGGTGATCAAAAAATAAATAAAAAAATGGTCGTATCAAAGTTAATTGGTATGCTTGGCATTTATTATATCGTGCACTTTATCTTTAGCTATACATTAATTACTACAGGGGTTACACAATATCCATTATCTAGTCGCGACCCTTATTGGAAATTTGTAGTCGGATTCAATCCTGATACAACAGGTGGATTTTCTTTCCCTGACCATAAACTTGTTTTTCAATATCCGATTGGCGAGGAACGTTTCGAAATTGAAAAACAACTCATTACAGAAAGAATTGCCGATAAAGGACAGCTATTATTGTTATTCAAGAATAAATTTAAAGTTATGTGGGGAGATTATGACGCATCCATTTATTGGGGGCTAGAAGGATATGCAAAACCCGAATTATCAAGATTACTATGGACGTTAGAAAAATTATCTTACATAAGCATTTGCATATTTGCTTGCATAGCTTCCATCAAAACGATAAAAGAACAAAAAAATAAAACGTTACTATTCTTCTCCCTATTAATTTTAGGTTACGCGGGAGTCCATATATTTATTGAGATACAATCGCGTTATCGTTACTTTATTATACCTACGTTTATGATTATGCAAGGTTACGGCGTCTATCTCATTACGCAATATATGAAAAAAAGATTTCAACGTAAAGAAGTACACTAA